A single Methanothrix sp. DNA region contains:
- a CDS encoding phosphoribulokinase, with product MRLLDKIRESGNVFVVAVAGDSGSGKTTFTRGIRRLLGEDVVSTFSMDDYHSLDRRQRKALGITPLRPEANRLDLLAEHLEMLRRGLPIEKPVYDHATGEIRGPVIFEPSPVIIVEGLHPFYTQELRELSDFKIFVDPSRAVKRRWKLRRDVGERGYAPEDVMREILEREPDYKLYVDVQKVYAEMVIKIQDSRIPPEWTEIARGLSGEKYSVRIIQQILDQPLDEVDLTIDLSRIMRLTEREFSIEFQRDDYYGKRVGVMTLDGEFPITMIKDLERKLCRFLGRDLPSVSEGQDHASYVNATGMAQLILIWRFLEKIAKLAG from the coding sequence ATGAGACTTCTTGATAAGATCCGCGAGTCTGGGAATGTGTTTGTTGTTGCGGTCGCCGGGGATAGTGGATCCGGCAAGACTACATTCACGAGGGGCATCCGCCGGCTGCTTGGCGAGGATGTGGTCAGCACATTCTCCATGGACGACTATCACAGTCTCGATCGCAGGCAGCGAAAGGCTCTGGGGATAACGCCGCTGAGGCCGGAAGCGAACAGGCTGGACCTGCTGGCTGAGCATCTGGAGATGCTCCGGAGGGGGCTTCCCATAGAAAAGCCCGTCTACGATCACGCAACCGGAGAGATCAGGGGGCCGGTCATCTTCGAGCCATCCCCTGTAATCATCGTCGAAGGTCTTCATCCGTTCTACACACAGGAGCTCAGAGAGCTCTCTGACTTCAAGATCTTCGTCGATCCGAGCAGAGCTGTGAAGAGGAGATGGAAGCTCAGGAGGGATGTGGGGGAGCGGGGCTATGCTCCGGAGGATGTGATGAGGGAGATCCTGGAGAGGGAGCCGGACTACAAGCTCTACGTGGATGTGCAGAAGGTCTACGCTGAGATGGTGATAAAGATCCAGGACTCGAGGATCCCGCCGGAGTGGACTGAGATCGCGAGGGGCCTGAGCGGGGAGAAATACTCGGTGCGGATCATACAGCAGATTCTCGATCAGCCCCTGGACGAGGTCGATCTGACGATAGACCTGAGCAGGATAATGAGGCTAACAGAGCGCGAGTTCTCGATAGAGTTCCAGAGGGACGACTACTACGGGAAGAGGGTGGGGGTCATGACCCTCGATGGCGAGTTCCCCATCACCATGATAAAGGACCTGGAGAGGAAGCTCTGCAGGTTCCTGGGAAGGGATCTGCCCTCAGTCTCAGAGGGGCAGGATCATGCATCCTACGTCAATGCGACCGGGATGGCACAGCTCATCCTGATCTGGAGGTTCCTGGAGAAGATCGCGAAGCTCGCCGGATGA
- a CDS encoding DHH family phosphoesterase: MKVCERCGGQGFMIVGERTCPNCDGTGKTESITLTEARDSDITSLLQQGSARCAVCNGTGRIPITEACEVCGGLGREYRCLVCGARLNSKADLCERCSRTPLVYILDRACDTTDLVVGSIYEGSVSGLASFGAFVDLNENMRGLAHNRYLRFRPEVGEKLFVRVKNIAPNGNIELEPVELKEYHVITVEKDLPLTKTSDLQRHLGKIVCIKGEVIQVKQTAGPTIFTIADDSGTVSCAAFERAGVRAYPEIQGDMVVKVIGEPAMRNGQMQIEIRSMKQLFGGEATKVREEIERAIDRRAEPFDPPLLIESEVLERLRPRMRAVAKEIRRAIFKSKPIVIRHHADADGISAAVAIETAILPLMKEVCGPDAEYYSYRRAPSKAPFYELEDVTKDLSYALEDQSRYGQKMPLIVLMDNGSTEEDVPAMKHAQVYGLEMVVVDHHHPNDVVDQYLIAHVNPAHAGGDFGITTGMLGVEIARMINPDVENKIKHLAAVSAVGDRSEAPEAEKYIKLVEDRFRVEDLKKIALALDYEAFWLRFNEGRGLINDILCLGRLDRHRRIVDLLCDQANAAIEDQLRASMGNVKSTKLPNGAIMNVIDVENYAHKFTFPPPGKTSGEIHDRMCRKYDGKPVVTIGYGPDFAVLRSRGVKMNIPQIVKELMEEIPNGGVSGGGHLVVGSIKFVGGMRKEVLAKLAEKIGSCEVEEVPPSAA, from the coding sequence ATGAAAGTCTGCGAGAGATGCGGTGGGCAGGGCTTCATGATCGTAGGCGAACGTACCTGCCCCAACTGCGATGGCACTGGTAAGACGGAGTCCATAACACTTACCGAGGCGAGGGATTCTGACATAACAAGCCTGCTCCAGCAGGGATCGGCGAGGTGCGCGGTCTGCAACGGGACCGGCAGGATACCCATAACAGAGGCATGCGAGGTGTGCGGCGGGCTCGGCAGAGAGTACAGATGTCTTGTATGCGGAGCCAGGCTGAACTCTAAGGCGGATCTGTGTGAGAGATGCTCACGCACACCGCTCGTCTACATCCTGGATAGGGCGTGCGATACGACCGATCTCGTGGTCGGGAGCATATACGAGGGGAGTGTCTCCGGGCTGGCGAGCTTCGGCGCCTTTGTGGACCTGAACGAGAACATGCGCGGCCTTGCGCACAACAGATACCTGAGGTTCAGGCCTGAGGTCGGTGAGAAGCTCTTCGTCCGGGTGAAGAACATCGCCCCGAATGGCAACATAGAGCTCGAGCCCGTCGAGCTGAAGGAGTACCATGTGATAACCGTGGAGAAGGATCTCCCGCTAACAAAGACCTCTGATCTGCAAAGGCATCTCGGAAAAATCGTTTGCATCAAGGGCGAGGTGATCCAGGTCAAGCAGACAGCCGGTCCCACGATATTCACAATCGCAGATGACAGCGGCACGGTATCATGCGCTGCATTCGAGCGAGCAGGCGTCAGAGCATATCCGGAGATACAGGGGGACATGGTCGTCAAGGTCATCGGCGAGCCGGCGATGAGGAACGGCCAGATGCAGATAGAGATCCGCTCGATGAAGCAGCTCTTCGGCGGGGAGGCGACTAAGGTCAGGGAGGAGATCGAGCGGGCGATAGACAGGAGAGCGGAGCCGTTTGACCCGCCGTTGCTCATAGAGAGCGAGGTGCTCGAGAGGCTCAGGCCCAGAATGAGGGCTGTCGCCAAGGAGATCCGCAGGGCGATCTTCAAGTCGAAGCCTATAGTCATAAGACATCATGCTGATGCTGATGGTATCTCAGCAGCGGTTGCGATAGAGACCGCGATACTCCCGCTGATGAAGGAGGTCTGTGGGCCTGATGCAGAGTACTACAGCTACAGGCGTGCTCCCTCGAAGGCTCCGTTCTACGAGCTTGAGGATGTCACGAAGGATCTCAGCTACGCTCTTGAGGACCAGTCCAGGTACGGGCAGAAGATGCCTCTCATAGTTCTCATGGACAACGGCTCCACAGAGGAGGATGTGCCCGCGATGAAGCATGCCCAGGTCTACGGCCTGGAGATGGTCGTGGTAGATCATCACCATCCGAATGATGTTGTCGATCAGTATCTCATCGCCCATGTGAACCCGGCGCATGCAGGTGGTGATTTCGGGATCACAACAGGAATGCTGGGGGTTGAGATCGCCCGCATGATCAATCCCGATGTGGAGAACAAGATCAAGCACCTTGCAGCAGTCTCCGCGGTCGGTGACAGAAGCGAGGCTCCGGAGGCTGAGAAGTACATCAAGCTCGTTGAGGACAGGTTCAGGGTGGAGGATCTCAAGAAGATCGCGCTTGCTCTCGACTATGAGGCCTTCTGGCTCAGGTTCAATGAGGGACGCGGCCTGATAAACGATATCCTCTGTCTCGGAAGGCTGGACAGGCACCGCAGGATCGTGGATCTGCTCTGCGATCAGGCGAATGCTGCGATCGAGGATCAGCTCAGGGCGAGCATGGGCAACGTGAAGAGCACGAAGCTGCCGAACGGTGCGATAATGAACGTCATAGATGTGGAGAACTACGCTCACAAGTTCACATTTCCTCCACCTGGAAAGACGTCTGGAGAGATACACGACAGGATGTGCAGGAAGTACGATGGCAAGCCTGTTGTCACGATAGGATACGGCCCGGACTTCGCGGTTCTGAGAAGCAGGGGGGTGAAGATGAACATTCCCCAGATAGTGAAAGAGCTGATGGAGGAGATCCCAAACGGCGGTGTGAGCGGAGGGGGTCATCTGGTCGTAGGCTCGATCAAGTTCGTGGGTGGAATGCGGAAGGAGGTGCTGGCCAAGCTCGCGGAGAAGATCGGAAGCTGCGAGGTCGAGGAGGTTCCACCTTCTGCAGCATGA
- a CDS encoding nitroreductase family protein, giving the protein MDVIEAIRRRRSIRRYQERPVEEEKLNRILEAGRLAPSAKNLQDWKFIVVRDPERRRRLAEAAKNQQFIAEAPVVIAACGTETRYVMTCGQHTYTIDVSIAVDHMTLEATELGLGTCWIGAFYEDRVKEILGVPENVRVVALLPLGYPAEDPAPRPRKPMEEIVCYERWC; this is encoded by the coding sequence ATGGATGTGATCGAGGCCATAAGAAGGAGGAGGAGCATAAGAAGGTACCAGGAGAGGCCGGTGGAGGAGGAGAAGCTCAACCGCATACTTGAGGCAGGAAGGCTTGCCCCGTCTGCAAAGAACCTCCAGGACTGGAAGTTCATAGTTGTGAGGGATCCGGAGAGGCGCAGGAGGCTTGCTGAAGCTGCCAAGAACCAGCAGTTCATCGCAGAGGCGCCTGTTGTCATAGCTGCCTGCGGTACAGAGACGAGATACGTGATGACATGCGGCCAGCACACCTACACCATAGATGTGTCAATAGCAGTCGACCACATGACTCTGGAGGCCACCGAGCTCGGGCTCGGAACCTGCTGGATCGGCGCATTCTACGAGGACAGAGTCAAGGAGATCCTGGGGGTGCCGGAGAACGTCCGCGTCGTCGCGCTTCTCCCGCTCGGATACCCCGCAGAGGATCCCGCGCCAAGGCCGAGGAAGCCCATGGAGGAGATCGTGTGCTACGAGAGGTGGTGCTGA
- a CDS encoding MFS transporter has translation MNRTTKLLMLSDILVLTGLGLIQPILAIFINDGVAGGSVLSAGIASTLFLVTKSLVQLPFGMYIDRVRNKSRWLLIGTSIVACVPVMYIFIDSIYQVYIAEIINGIGSGLAYPAWIALWSANVEKGSEGFEWSLYSTSTGLGTAFTAAVGAAIASMLGFTATFIFTSMMCLMGSGIILMLDREEHAAVKPFTSTAPV, from the coding sequence GTGAATCGCACTACAAAGCTGCTGATGCTATCTGATATCCTCGTGCTCACCGGTCTCGGGCTGATACAGCCCATACTGGCGATATTCATAAACGATGGCGTTGCAGGTGGCAGCGTTCTATCCGCAGGAATAGCTAGCACGCTCTTCCTGGTCACTAAATCACTGGTCCAGCTGCCCTTCGGGATGTACATCGACAGGGTGAGGAACAAGAGCAGATGGCTGCTCATAGGCACATCAATTGTGGCTTGCGTACCTGTCATGTACATATTCATCGACAGCATATACCAGGTCTACATCGCGGAGATCATCAACGGCATCGGAAGCGGTCTCGCATATCCAGCCTGGATAGCCCTCTGGAGCGCAAATGTGGAGAAGGGCAGCGAGGGGTTCGAGTGGTCTCTCTACTCCACATCCACAGGGCTCGGGACAGCGTTCACAGCAGCGGTCGGTGCGGCCATAGCCAGCATGCTCGGGTTCACTGCCACATTCATATTCACAAGCATGATGTGCCTCATGGGATCAGGGATAATACTGATGCTCGACCGGGAGGAGCACGCGGCAGTAAAACCCTTCACCTCAACAGCTCCGGTCTGA
- a CDS encoding thioredoxin family protein, translating to MKIEVLGTGCAKCKGLEKNVRQAVKELGIDAEIVKVDSIMEIMERGVMMTPALCIDGETVAVGRVLSVEEIKELLRG from the coding sequence TTGAAGATAGAGGTTCTCGGCACAGGATGTGCCAAATGCAAGGGCCTGGAGAAAAATGTCCGCCAGGCGGTTAAGGAGCTGGGTATAGATGCAGAGATAGTCAAGGTCGACAGCATCATGGAGATCATGGAGCGGGGGGTGATGATGACTCCGGCGCTGTGCATTGACGGGGAGACGGTTGCTGTCGGCCGCGTTCTTAGCGTGGAGGAGATCAAGGAGTTGCTGAGGGGATAG
- a CDS encoding putative zinc-binding protein has protein sequence MSERCLCEARRAIFTCAGGSNVGQLANAAARELTAQGYGRMSCLAGITASIRGITASAQGADAIVSIDGCSLECCRKSLELCGLQPDVHVVITELGVKKSPDLSISEQELRSVVDAIKELM, from the coding sequence ATGTCAGAGAGATGCCTCTGCGAGGCCAGACGCGCCATATTCACATGTGCCGGCGGCTCAAACGTCGGCCAGCTCGCGAATGCCGCGGCCAGGGAGCTGACCGCTCAGGGATACGGCAGGATGTCGTGCCTCGCGGGAATAACAGCAAGCATAAGGGGAATAACAGCCTCTGCGCAGGGTGCGGATGCGATAGTCTCAATAGACGGATGCTCACTGGAGTGCTGTCGCAAGAGCCTGGAGCTGTGCGGGCTTCAGCCGGATGTCCATGTTGTGATAACAGAGCTGGGCGTTAAGAAATCCCCGGACCTTTCGATCAGCGAGCAGGAGCTCAGAAGCGTTGTCGATGCGATAAAGGAGCTGATGTAG
- a CDS encoding radical SAM protein gives MTAHKRSRAAYGLPEEIPRDPEGLKCSICANECRIPPGGMGYCGLRMNVDGVLVGVTPTQGKLSWYHDPLPTNCVGDWVCAGGTGAGYPKYAHSNGPEIGYRNLAVFFHACTFNCLYCQNWQFRAETLRPWMTDVSELVESVDDRTSCICYFGGDPAPQLPFALKASRMALDARSDILRICWETNGSMNRHLLDEMLELSLSSGGCIKFDIKAMDENLHRALTGVSNRRTLENISAAAERIEEREEPPLVIASTLLVPGYIDENEVGAIADFLASLNPRIPYTLLAFHPQFHMRDMPFTSRSLAMRCLDAARGAGLERVRVGNIHILTPG, from the coding sequence ATGACTGCCCACAAAAGAAGCAGGGCTGCGTATGGGCTTCCAGAGGAGATCCCCAGGGATCCGGAGGGATTGAAGTGCAGCATATGTGCGAATGAATGCAGAATACCTCCTGGAGGCATGGGCTACTGTGGGCTGCGGATGAATGTTGATGGGGTGCTTGTGGGCGTCACACCCACACAGGGAAAGCTCTCGTGGTACCACGACCCGCTCCCGACAAACTGCGTCGGGGACTGGGTGTGCGCAGGCGGGACGGGCGCTGGGTATCCGAAGTACGCACACTCAAATGGCCCTGAGATCGGATACAGAAACCTGGCTGTCTTCTTCCACGCGTGCACATTCAACTGCCTCTACTGCCAGAACTGGCAGTTCAGAGCTGAGACGCTTCGCCCGTGGATGACCGATGTCAGCGAGCTTGTGGAGAGCGTGGATGATAGAACCTCATGCATCTGCTACTTCGGCGGCGATCCGGCGCCGCAGCTGCCGTTCGCTCTCAAGGCATCGAGGATGGCCCTTGATGCGAGAAGTGATATCCTGAGGATCTGCTGGGAGACGAACGGCTCCATGAATCGCCATCTTCTCGATGAGATGCTCGAGCTCTCTCTGAGCAGCGGTGGTTGCATCAAGTTCGACATCAAGGCGATGGATGAGAACCTCCACAGGGCGCTGACAGGAGTGTCCAACAGGAGAACTCTGGAGAATATATCTGCAGCAGCGGAGAGGATTGAGGAGCGGGAGGAGCCGCCGCTTGTCATCGCGAGCACGCTTCTGGTTCCGGGATATATCGACGAGAATGAGGTGGGGGCGATAGCTGATTTCCTCGCATCCCTCAATCCCAGAATCCCGTACACGCTGCTCGCCTTCCATCCGCAGTTCCACATGAGAGATATGCCGTTCACCTCGAGGTCGCTGGCCATGCGGTGCCTGGACGCCGCGAGAGGAGCAGGGCTTGAAAGGGTGCGTGTTGGAAACATTCACATCCTGACGCCCGGATGA
- a CDS encoding transcriptional regulator, translated as MDELMGFVLGNSQRERVIQVLGSKGPMSAEKIAKIERITPPAVRKVLQDLDERGLIEESDGIWRLTEKGAELERELRRRP; from the coding sequence ATGGATGAGCTGATGGGGTTCGTTCTGGGAAACAGCCAGAGGGAGCGCGTGATACAGGTCCTGGGATCGAAGGGGCCGATGAGCGCCGAGAAGATCGCAAAGATAGAGAGGATAACGCCGCCTGCTGTAAGGAAGGTGCTCCAGGATCTTGACGAGAGGGGTCTGATCGAGGAGTCAGATGGCATATGGCGCCTTACGGAGAAGGGTGCTGAGCTCGAGAGGGAGCTCAGGAGAAGGCCGTAG